The following proteins come from a genomic window of Pirellulales bacterium:
- a CDS encoding sigma-70 family RNA polymerase sigma factor: protein MRTDRAMLLAQAKCNKDEALGELLEQYRNYLKLLAGMELGRRMRRKVDPSDLVQETFLDAHRNFPNFVGTTEPQFTNWLRQILATNASNLLRQYLGTQARDIRLEEDLTTSFQNSGARFRDISAPSAESPSQDAMGHEQEIELANAISQLPDDYREVIVLRHWEAKSFPEIATQMGRSLDSVEKLWMRGVMRLRASMGERQ, encoded by the coding sequence ATGCGAACGGACCGCGCGATGTTGCTGGCCCAAGCGAAATGCAACAAGGACGAGGCGTTGGGCGAGCTTCTCGAACAGTACCGCAATTATCTGAAGTTATTGGCCGGAATGGAGTTGGGGCGTCGCATGCGACGCAAGGTGGATCCATCGGACTTAGTCCAAGAGACGTTTCTCGACGCCCATCGGAACTTTCCCAATTTCGTGGGGACGACCGAGCCTCAATTCACCAATTGGCTGCGGCAAATTCTCGCTACGAATGCCTCGAATCTGTTGCGGCAGTACCTGGGGACGCAAGCGCGCGACATCCGTCTGGAGGAAGATCTCACGACTTCCTTTCAGAATTCGGGGGCGCGTTTCAGAGATATCTCGGCTCCCTCGGCCGAGAGCCCAAGTCAGGATGCCATGGGCCACGAACAGGAGATCGAGCTTGCCAACGCCATCAGCCAATTGCCGGATGACTATCGAGAGGTGATCGTCCTGCGGCATTGGGAAGCGAAGTCGTTTCCCGAGATTGCCACGCAGATGGGGCGCTCGCTCGACAGCGTTGAAAAGCTGTGGATGCGCGGTGTGATGCGATTGCGTGCCAGCATGGGAGAGAGGCAATGA
- a CDS encoding Lpg1974 family pore-forming outer membrane protein, with protein MFTKATIALSLLGLLTPLAAAEDYYSNSAAAVAAVARARANARVAAPSEDSDRKTTEESTAQTVDEADEKDGIEVVESPADRPVDQLIPRPTKKAAKAVAKPARKADPKPLTKPRHEPVLRSVHEMVEEPIVGPIDESEMIAAPMAEEGFAGGPSCSGGCCPPAMKCCLPCTDFFRQRCFVFGDYLYMKAFGPDMVHATQQNAAPAGQGTVPFGNAQNLIQPWQPAFRVGGGIAFNNCSSISVSYMQFFSNVSDTVGLPPGTNFGSAVSSVLTPGTVNSGTTFSRIDAVSSVNFRVADLMYNRLIFGTPNAYMNWSAGLRYGHLHQNFQQDAEFAQPNNPQFTTSSINFDGVGPRLGLDGRRRLGATGFSGYGQGSISTLFGDTVSGYSQTDTLTTALLASSNLQSFRVLPVLDFELGASWTSCGGHLRVGAGYYTAFWFNAITTPQYISAVQNNRFISLGDTVTFTGLVVHAEARF; from the coding sequence ATGTTTACCAAGGCAACGATCGCCCTGTCTCTATTGGGCTTGCTCACTCCGCTAGCTGCGGCTGAGGACTATTACTCCAATTCAGCAGCTGCCGTGGCAGCTGTCGCTCGTGCACGTGCCAATGCGCGTGTCGCAGCGCCGTCCGAGGATTCGGACCGTAAAACGACCGAAGAGTCGACCGCTCAAACCGTCGACGAGGCGGACGAAAAAGACGGTATCGAAGTAGTCGAGTCGCCGGCCGACAGGCCGGTTGACCAACTCATCCCCAGACCGACTAAGAAAGCGGCCAAAGCGGTCGCGAAGCCGGCCCGAAAAGCGGATCCAAAACCGCTTACTAAGCCGCGTCACGAGCCGGTTCTCCGCTCGGTTCACGAAATGGTCGAAGAGCCGATTGTCGGACCGATCGATGAATCGGAAATGATCGCCGCTCCTATGGCCGAGGAAGGATTCGCCGGTGGTCCGTCGTGCAGCGGCGGTTGCTGTCCGCCAGCGATGAAATGCTGCCTGCCGTGTACAGACTTCTTTCGTCAGCGCTGCTTCGTCTTCGGTGACTATCTGTACATGAAGGCGTTCGGCCCTGACATGGTGCATGCAACGCAGCAGAACGCTGCGCCTGCCGGCCAGGGCACGGTACCGTTCGGCAACGCGCAAAACCTCATTCAACCTTGGCAGCCAGCGTTCCGAGTGGGTGGCGGAATTGCATTCAACAATTGCTCCTCGATCTCGGTCAGCTACATGCAGTTCTTCAGTAATGTGTCCGACACGGTCGGCCTGCCGCCAGGCACGAATTTCGGTAGCGCCGTCTCGTCAGTGCTGACGCCGGGCACGGTCAATTCAGGCACGACGTTCTCGCGCATCGATGCCGTCTCCTCGGTCAACTTTCGAGTGGCTGACTTGATGTACAACCGACTCATCTTCGGCACTCCCAATGCCTATATGAATTGGAGCGCGGGGTTGCGGTACGGGCATCTACACCAGAATTTCCAACAAGACGCCGAATTCGCTCAGCCCAACAACCCACAATTCACGACATCGAGCATCAACTTCGATGGTGTGGGACCGCGACTGGGATTAGACGGACGCCGCCGACTCGGCGCGACCGGGTTCTCGGGCTACGGTCAAGGCTCGATTTCGACGCTCTTCGGTGACACGGTTTCCGGGTACTCACAGACCGACACGCTGACCACCGCCCTGTTAGCGAGCAGCAATCTGCAAAGCTTTCGGGTCTTGCCGGTCCTGGACTTCGAACTAGGGGCTTCCTGGACCAGTTGCGGCGGGCACCTGCGAGTTGGCGCCGGCTACTATACTGCGTTCTGGTTCAACGCGATCACAACGCCGCAGTACATCTCCGCCGTGCAGAACAATCGGTTCATCAGTCTCGGCGACACCGTGACCTTTACCGGGTTAGTCGTGCATGCCGAAGCACGGTTCTAG